One genomic window of Xanthobacter dioxanivorans includes the following:
- a CDS encoding vWA domain-containing protein, producing MPVPRRRLPDPRTLGLAAAFVLAVAALLAPRLPTRGTAWHLLAIVDVTGSMNVRDYSRDGRPVSRLDTVKRTLRDMASRLPCGSRLGLGIFTERRSFLLFEPVEVCADFAPLDGAIAALDWRMAWEGDSYVASGLYSAIALAAPLGAELLFFTDGQEAPPLPASGAPRFDGEAGAVRGLLVGVGGTTPAPIPKFDRDGRETGFYAMTDVPQENRHGLPPAGSEVREGWHPRNAPWGANEPSGEEHLSAVRTSHLEALAAATGLTYVPLADAAALAAGVESAARPHPVPGVMDSAPVPAGLALLVLCGLFTSQALAARRFRSTEKRTAP from the coding sequence ATGCCTGTCCCCCGGCGCCGCCTTCCGGATCCGCGCACGCTCGGCCTTGCCGCCGCCTTCGTGCTCGCCGTCGCGGCGCTCCTGGCGCCCCGCCTCCCCACGCGCGGCACCGCCTGGCATCTCCTCGCCATCGTGGACGTCACCGGGTCCATGAACGTGCGCGACTACAGCCGCGACGGCCGCCCCGTCTCGCGCCTCGACACGGTGAAGCGGACGTTGCGCGACATGGCCTCGCGCCTGCCCTGCGGCTCACGCCTGGGGCTCGGCATCTTCACCGAGCGGCGCAGCTTCCTGCTGTTCGAGCCGGTGGAGGTGTGCGCCGATTTCGCGCCGCTCGACGGCGCCATCGCCGCCCTCGACTGGCGCATGGCCTGGGAGGGGGACAGCTACGTGGCATCCGGCCTCTATTCGGCCATCGCCCTCGCAGCGCCCCTCGGAGCGGAGCTCCTGTTCTTCACCGACGGGCAGGAGGCGCCGCCTCTGCCCGCATCCGGGGCGCCGCGCTTCGACGGCGAGGCCGGCGCCGTGCGCGGGCTCCTCGTCGGGGTCGGCGGGACGACGCCGGCGCCGATCCCGAAATTCGACCGCGACGGGCGCGAGACCGGCTTCTACGCCATGACCGACGTGCCGCAGGAGAACCGCCATGGCCTGCCGCCCGCAGGGTCCGAGGTGCGGGAGGGCTGGCATCCCCGCAACGCCCCCTGGGGGGCGAACGAGCCTTCCGGCGAAGAGCATCTCAGCGCCGTGCGCACGAGCCACCTGGAGGCGCTCGCCGCCGCCACCGGCCTCACCTACGTCCCGCTCGCAGATGCGGCGGCGCTTGCGGCGGGCGTCGAATCCGCAGCGCGGCCGCATCCCGTGCCGGGAGTGATGGACAGCGCGCCCGTGCCGGCAGGCCTGGCCTTGCTGGTGCTCTGCGGCCTGTTCACGTCGCAGGCGCTGGCGGCGCGCCGCTTTCGTTCCACCGAGAAGAGGACAGCCCCTTGA